Proteins co-encoded in one Setaria viridis chromosome 9, Setaria_viridis_v4.0, whole genome shotgun sequence genomic window:
- the LOC117840693 gene encoding homologous-pairing protein 2 homolog, producing the protein MPPKSDSVEGIVLGFVNEQNRPLNSQNVADALQKFNLKKTAVQKALDALADSGQVSFKEYGKQKIYIARQDQFDIPNGEELEEMKKANAKLQEELVDQKKAISEVESEVRGLQSNLTLAEIKSKETKLQSEVQEMEEKLNKLRSGVILVKPEDKKIIEDSFAEKVNQWKKRKRMFKELWDNITENSPKDQKEFKEELGLEYDEDVDVNLQSYTDMLASLNKRRKISR; encoded by the exons ATGCCGCCCAAATCGGATAGCGTGGAAG GAATCGTCCTGGGTTTCGTCAATGAG CAAAACAGGCCACTGAATTCACAGAATGTAGCTGACGCGCTACAGAAGTTTAATCTGAAGAAGACTGCAGTACAAAAGGCACTGGATGCATTGGCTGACAGTGGACAGGTTTCCTTCAAGGAGTATGGCAAACAGAAAATTTACATTGCTCGGCAAGATCAATTCGACATTCCAAATGGGGAAGAACTCGAGGAGATGAAGAAAGCAAATGCCAAGTTGCAGGAAGAACTTGTAGATCAAAAGAAAGCAATTAGTGAGGTTGAATCTG AGGTACGAGGCCTGCAGTCAAACTTGACGCTGGCAGAGATTAAGTCGAAGGAGACTAAATTACAAAGCGAA GTCCAGGAAATGGAAGAGAAACTCAATAAATTGCGGAGTGGTGTCATCTTGGTGAAACCTGAGGACAAGAAGATCATTGAGGATTCTTTTGCTGAAAAAGTCAACCAATGGAAAAAGCGGAAGAGGATGTTCAAGGAGCTTTGGGATAATATTACTGAGAATAGCCCAAAAGATCAGAAAGAATTTAAG GAAGAGCTTGGTCTTGAGTATGACGAAGATGTCGACGTGAACCTGCAGTCTTATACTGACATGCTGGCAAGTCTCAACAAAAGGCGAAAAATTTCTCGCTGA
- the LOC117840691 gene encoding uncharacterized protein yields the protein MGRRLDVLLGRTTKQTARLRSLLGLAVTRLGVVRGHRQVRFAQARGDVEQLLRLGHADRALARAEHVVREQNALDVLAELEAYCGLIVERAALVDAHRECPEELREAAAGLVYAAARCGDLPELQEVRGILAAKFGRGFVSAASELRSGCGINPKIVQKLSTKQPSLESRQMVLQEIAAEKGFAVSVYEPPPCEGSGRSNHNRRKTKHDEEMIRMPPADDLDEDVSGDSAQRYKDVEAAAQAAFESAASAAAAAKAAMELSRGESRGPGDRGKTGTTRMDDESKKEGEMLDGKTSEKIGHARNYSSEIEILPEDEADHGDVAVKEQKHHEQREPARGKPASVRTKWGF from the exons atggggaggAGGCTGGACGTGCTGCTGGGGCGGACGACGAAGCAGACGGCGCGGCTGCGGTCGCTGCTGGGGCTGGCGGTGACGCGGCTGGGCGTGGTGCGTGGCCACCGGCAGGTGCGGTTCGCGCAGGCGCGCGGGGACGTCGAGCAGCTGCTCCGCCTGGGCCACGCGGACCGCGCGCTGGCACGCGCCGAGCACGTCGTCCGGGAGCAGAACGCGCTCGACGTGCTCGCCGAGCTCGAGGCCTACTGCGGCCTCATCGTCGAGCGGGCGGCGCTCGTCGATGCGCACAGGGAGTGCCCCGAGGAgctgcgggaggcggcggcggggctcgtgTACGCCGCCGCAAGGTGCGGGGACCTGCCGGAGCTGCAGGAGGTACGGGGCATCCTTGCCGCCAAGTTCGGAAGGGGGTtcgtctccgccgcctccgagCTCCGCAGCGGATGCGGGATCAACCCCAAG ATCGTGCAGAAGCTGTCGACCAAGCAGCCGAGCCTCGAGAGCCGGCAGATGGTGCTCCAGGAGATCGCCGCAGAGAAAGGGTTCGCCGTGAGCGTCTACGAGCCACCACCCTGCGAGGGCTCCGGACGCTCCAACCACAACCGCAGGAAGACGAAGCACGACGAAGAGATGATCAGGATGCCACCAGCTGATGACCTGGACGAAGACGTCTCTGGCGACTCGGCGCAGAGGTACAAGGACGtggaagcggcggcgcaggccgcgTTCGAGTCGGCCGCCTcggccgcagccgccgcgaAGGCAGCCATGGAGCTCTCGCGTGGGGAGTCCAGGGGGCCAGGCGACAGGGGGAAGACTGGAACCACGCGGATGGATGATGAGAGCAAGAAAGAAGGTGAGATGCTTGATGGAAAGACATCTGAGAAGATTGGACATGCGCGGAATTACAGTTCAGAGATTGAGATCCTGCCGGAGGACGAGGCAGATCATGGCGACGTTGCAGTGAAAGAACAGAAACACCATGAGCAGCGGGAGCCAGCCAGGGGCAAGCCGGCATCGGTCAGAACAAAGTGGGGATTTTAG